One Sphingomonas sp. FARSPH DNA segment encodes these proteins:
- a CDS encoding prephenate dehydratase, whose amino-acid sequence METYAAPARPIVAAMTAAAFADPERAVAFQGAPGANSHVAALEACPDCLPLPCFSFADAIDAVREGRADRAVIPIENSLHGRVADMHFLLPESGLVIIGEHFVAIRHALMGTGPREAVTQAMSHPQALGQCRHWLKAHGISALAYPDTAGAAAYVAELRDPAIAALAPPGAAAIYSLDLLGVDIADADHNTTRFVVLARGGKPAVGDGPWMTTLMFEVKNVPAALYKALGGLATNGVNVTKLESYQRAGSFSASEFYADIEGKPGDVAVDRALEELGFHSKWVRLLGTYRRARERG is encoded by the coding sequence ATGGAGACCTACGCCGCCCCCGCCCGCCCGATCGTCGCCGCGATGACCGCCGCCGCCTTCGCCGATCCGGAACGCGCGGTCGCATTCCAGGGCGCACCCGGCGCGAACAGCCACGTCGCCGCGCTGGAGGCGTGTCCGGACTGCCTGCCACTGCCCTGCTTCTCGTTCGCCGATGCGATCGACGCGGTGCGCGAAGGGCGCGCCGACCGCGCGGTGATCCCGATCGAGAATTCGCTGCATGGCCGCGTCGCCGACATGCATTTCCTGCTGCCCGAATCCGGGCTGGTCATCATCGGCGAGCATTTCGTCGCGATCCGTCACGCACTGATGGGCACCGGCCCGCGCGAGGCGGTGACGCAGGCGATGAGCCATCCGCAGGCGCTGGGCCAGTGCCGCCACTGGCTGAAGGCGCACGGCATCAGCGCGCTCGCCTATCCCGACACCGCGGGGGCCGCCGCCTATGTCGCCGAACTGCGCGATCCGGCGATTGCGGCGCTCGCCCCGCCGGGGGCGGCGGCGATCTACAGCCTCGACCTGCTCGGCGTCGACATCGCGGATGCGGACCACAATACCACGCGCTTCGTCGTGCTGGCGCGCGGCGGCAAGCCGGCGGTCGGAGACGGGCCGTGGATGACGACGCTGATGTTCGAGGTGAAGAACGTCCCCGCCGCGCTCTACAAGGCGCTGGGCGGCCTTGCCACCAACGGCGTCAACGTGACCAAGTTGGAAAGCTACCAGCGCGCCGGCAGTTTCTCCGCGTCCGAATTCTACGCGGATATCGAAGGCAAGCCCGGCGACGTCGCGGTCGACCGCGCGCTGGAGGAACTGGGCTTCCATTCGAAATGGGTGCGCCTGCTGGGCACGTACCGCCGCGCACGCGAACGGGGGTAA
- a CDS encoding c-type cytochrome — protein sequence MDNRTNTIAGWALAACGVALGLSIAGGMIFHSERPEKMGYAIEGVEEAGGGGEAAAVPIATLLPTADVAKGAEVFKKCAACHTVNQGGANGIGPNLYATLGEPIGQGKGGFAFSDALKGVGGNWDFDKMNAWLTSPRKFAPGTKMTFAGLGNAQDRANVIAYLNSQGSNLPLPAAPAAGAAPAGKPGEKPATAAAKDSVANADAANNLGNTGTPASGAPSVDPNAAKEGAKAGK from the coding sequence ATGGATAACCGCACCAACACGATTGCCGGCTGGGCATTGGCGGCCTGTGGCGTCGCGCTCGGCCTGTCGATCGCCGGCGGGATGATCTTCCACAGCGAGCGCCCCGAAAAAATGGGCTATGCGATCGAGGGTGTCGAGGAAGCGGGCGGCGGCGGCGAGGCCGCGGCGGTGCCGATCGCGACGCTGCTGCCGACCGCCGACGTGGCGAAGGGCGCGGAAGTGTTCAAGAAATGCGCCGCGTGCCACACCGTCAACCAGGGTGGCGCGAACGGCATCGGTCCCAATCTGTACGCGACGCTGGGTGAGCCGATCGGCCAGGGTAAGGGCGGCTTCGCTTTCTCCGATGCGCTGAAGGGTGTCGGCGGCAACTGGGACTTCGACAAGATGAACGCGTGGCTGACGTCGCCGCGCAAATTCGCGCCTGGTACGAAGATGACCTTCGCGGGCCTCGGCAACGCGCAGGACCGCGCCAACGTCATCGCCTATTTGAACAGCCAGGGCTCGAACCTGCCGCTCCCCGCCGCGCCCGCCGCCGGCGCGGCGCCTGCGGGCAAGCCGGGCGAAAAGCCCGCCACCGCCGCCGCCAAGGATTCGGTGGCCAACGCCGACGCGGCGAACAACCTCGGCAACACCGGCACGCCGGCGTCGGGCGCGCCGTCGGTCGACCCGAACGCCGCCAAGGAAGGCGCGAAGGCGGGGAAGTAA
- a CDS encoding TIGR00730 family Rossman fold protein has product MTDTKVPARVFPHAKQDAESAKAAISTPQTEHPAYKLAFQDMDFLLRDDLRPVRFQLELLKPELLLEEAKIASTFVMYGSARIPEPAKAKALLDMASDETARAIAEKLVAKSRYYEVARELAQIASRVPRDQNGMRQFVVCSGGGPSIMEAANRGATDVGAESIGLNIVLPHEQAPNPYVTPALSFQFHYFALRKMHFLLRARALAAFPGGFGTFDELFELLTLIQTGKIKPIPVLLFGREFWDKVVNFQALVDEGVVSQRDLGIFTYVETAEEAWDVVREFYEEQARAEG; this is encoded by the coding sequence ATGACCGATACCAAAGTACCCGCGCGCGTCTTTCCTCATGCAAAGCAGGACGCCGAAAGCGCGAAGGCGGCGATATCCACGCCGCAGACCGAGCACCCCGCCTACAAGCTCGCTTTCCAGGACATGGACTTCCTGCTCCGCGACGATCTGCGGCCCGTGCGTTTCCAGCTCGAGCTGCTGAAGCCCGAATTGCTGCTGGAAGAGGCGAAGATCGCCTCCACCTTCGTCATGTACGGGTCGGCGCGCATTCCGGAGCCCGCCAAGGCGAAGGCGCTGCTGGACATGGCGAGTGACGAGACCGCGCGCGCGATCGCCGAGAAGCTGGTGGCCAAGAGCCGCTATTACGAAGTCGCGCGCGAACTGGCGCAGATCGCCAGCCGGGTGCCGCGCGACCAGAACGGCATGCGCCAGTTCGTCGTCTGCTCGGGCGGCGGCCCGTCGATCATGGAGGCGGCGAATCGCGGCGCGACCGACGTCGGCGCCGAATCGATCGGCCTCAACATCGTCCTGCCCCACGAACAGGCGCCCAATCCCTACGTCACGCCGGCGCTGAGCTTCCAGTTCCACTATTTCGCGCTGCGCAAGATGCACTTTCTGCTGCGCGCCCGGGCACTCGCAGCCTTCCCGGGCGGCTTCGGGACGTTTGACGAACTCTTCGAACTGCTGACGCTGATCCAGACGGGCAAGATCAAGCCGATCCCGGTCCTGCTGTTCGGCCGGGAATTTTGGGACAAGGTGGTGAATTTCCAGGCTCTGGTCGACGAAGGCGTCGTCAGCCAGCGCGACCTCGGCATCTTCACCTATGTCGAAACCGCCGAAGAGGCGTGGGACGTGGTGCGCGAATTCTATGAGGAACAGGCGCGCGCCGAGGGGTGA
- a CDS encoding extensin family protein: MTMAVALALAACGSRERPAPPRESIAVVSPRVTAQCLADLRANHVAYRVLPDRDFGNGCGLSGAVQLVEIGVPITGVTAMRCGEARAFSAWVRNAVGPAAYQMLGSELASVQGMGSYACRNVVGTAGYGDRRSGHAIANAVDVGGFTLKDGRRISVLNDWTSPDPQVQAFLSAIHASACRRFGTVLSPAYNAAHRNHLHLEDDGAHFCR, from the coding sequence ATGACGATGGCGGTCGCTTTGGCTCTCGCCGCCTGCGGCAGCCGCGAACGTCCCGCGCCGCCACGCGAATCGATCGCGGTGGTCTCGCCGCGGGTCACGGCGCAATGCCTCGCCGACCTGCGCGCCAATCATGTCGCCTATCGCGTGTTGCCCGACCGCGATTTCGGCAACGGCTGCGGCCTGTCGGGCGCGGTGCAGCTGGTCGAGATCGGCGTGCCCATCACCGGCGTCACCGCGATGCGCTGCGGCGAAGCCCGCGCCTTTTCCGCCTGGGTGCGCAACGCCGTCGGCCCCGCCGCATACCAGATGCTGGGCAGCGAACTGGCGAGCGTACAGGGCATGGGCAGCTATGCCTGCCGCAACGTCGTCGGCACGGCGGGATATGGCGACCGCCGATCGGGCCATGCCATCGCCAATGCGGTCGACGTCGGCGGCTTCACCCTCAAGGACGGACGACGCATCTCGGTCCTCAACGACTGGACCTCGCCCGATCCGCAGGTGCAGGCGTTCCTGTCGGCCATCCATGCCTCCGCCTGTCGCCGCTTCGGCACGGTGCTGTCGCCGGCCTATAATGCGGCGCATCGCAACCACCTGCATCTCGAGGACGATGGCGCGCATTTCTGCCGTTGA
- a CDS encoding phosphoserine transaminase, with translation MTDTTLADAALAPAKPAAKPARPHFSSGPCAKPPGYDPAKLATAVLGRSHRSKLGKQRLQYCIDLMRELLGLPDTHRIGIVPGSDTGAFEMAMWTMLGARPVTALAWESFGEGWVTDAVKQLKIDPTVIRADYGELPDLTQVDWSNDVLFTWNGTTSGVRVPDGDWIADTREGLSFADATSGVFAYDLPWDKIDVATFSWQKVLGGEGAHGVLILGPRAVERLESYTPAWPLPKVFRLTSKGKLTDGIFKGETINTPSMLAVEDAIFALEWAKGLGKGGLIARSDANAAALDKIVAERDWLGHLAQDPASRSKTSVCLTVDADEGVIKKMVSLLEAEDAAYDIGGYRDAPPGLRIWCGATVDTADIAALGPWLDWAYATARSAA, from the coding sequence ATGACCGATACGACGCTCGCCGACGCCGCTCTTGCGCCTGCGAAACCCGCCGCTAAGCCGGCGCGACCCCATTTCTCGTCCGGCCCCTGCGCAAAGCCGCCGGGCTACGACCCCGCCAAACTCGCCACCGCCGTGCTCGGCCGCTCGCACCGTTCGAAGCTGGGCAAGCAGCGCCTGCAATATTGCATCGATCTGATGCGCGAACTGCTCGGCCTGCCTGACACGCACCGAATCGGCATCGTGCCCGGCAGCGACACGGGGGCGTTCGAGATGGCGATGTGGACGATGCTGGGCGCCCGCCCCGTCACCGCGCTCGCCTGGGAAAGCTTCGGCGAAGGCTGGGTCACCGACGCGGTCAAGCAGCTGAAGATCGACCCGACCGTGATCCGCGCCGATTACGGCGAGTTGCCCGATTTGACCCAGGTCGACTGGTCCAACGACGTGCTGTTCACGTGGAACGGCACGACCAGCGGCGTGCGCGTGCCGGACGGCGACTGGATCGCGGATACCCGCGAGGGGCTTTCCTTCGCAGACGCCACCAGCGGCGTCTTCGCCTACGACCTGCCGTGGGACAAGATCGACGTCGCGACGTTCAGCTGGCAGAAGGTGCTGGGTGGCGAGGGCGCGCACGGCGTGCTGATCCTGGGGCCCCGCGCGGTCGAGCGGCTCGAAAGCTACACCCCCGCCTGGCCGCTGCCCAAGGTGTTCCGCCTGACCAGCAAGGGCAAGCTGACCGATGGCATCTTCAAGGGCGAGACGATCAACACGCCCTCGATGCTCGCGGTCGAGGATGCGATCTTCGCGCTCGAATGGGCGAAGGGGCTGGGGAAGGGCGGCCTGATCGCCCGCTCCGACGCCAATGCGGCGGCGCTCGACAAGATCGTCGCGGAACGCGACTGGCTCGGCCACCTTGCCCAGGACCCCGCGTCGCGGTCGAAGACCAGCGTCTGCCTGACCGTCGATGCCGACGAGGGCGTCATCAAGAAGATGGTCTCGTTGCTCGAGGCGGAGGACGCCGCCTACGACATCGGTGGCTATCGCGACGCTCCGCCGGGCCTTCGCATCTGGTGCGGCGCGACCGTCGACACCGCCGATATCGCCGCGCTCGGGCCGTGGCTCGACTGGGCCTATGCGACCGCCAGGTCGGCAGCCTGA
- the serA gene encoding phosphoglycerate dehydrogenase: MPKVLISDKMDPKAAQIFRERGVEVDEITGKTPDELKAIIGQYDGLAIRSSTKVTKDILAHATNLKVVGRAGIGVDNVDIPAASAKGVVVMNTPFGNSITTAEHAIALMFALARQLPEADASTQAGKWEKNRFMGVELTSKTLGLIGAGNIGSIVADRARGLKMKVVAFDPFLTPERALEMGVEKVTLDELLARADFITLHTPLTDQTRNILSAENLAKTKKGVRIINCARGGLIDEAALKEGLDSGHIAGAALDVFVEEPAKASPLFGTPNFVSTPHLGASTTEAQVNVAIQVAEQMADFLVSGGVTNALNMPSLSAEEAPKLKPYMALAEKLGSLVGQLSHGALTGIAIEVEGAAAELNQKPITGAVLAGLMRVHSDTVNMVNAPFLAKERGLDVREVRHDREGDYHTLLRVTVKTAEGERSVAGTLFGDQAPRLVELFGIKVEADLAGQMLYVVNEDAPGFIGRLGTTLGEAGVNIGTFHLGRRSAGGEAVLLLSVDEPVGGELLARVKALPGVKTAMGLSF; encoded by the coding sequence ATGCCCAAAGTGCTCATCAGCGACAAAATGGACCCCAAGGCCGCGCAGATCTTTCGCGAGCGCGGCGTCGAGGTGGACGAGATCACCGGCAAGACGCCGGACGAGCTGAAGGCGATCATTGGCCAATATGACGGCCTCGCCATCCGCTCCTCGACCAAGGTGACGAAGGACATCCTGGCGCATGCGACCAACCTGAAGGTCGTCGGCCGCGCCGGCATCGGCGTCGACAATGTCGACATCCCGGCCGCCTCCGCCAAGGGCGTGGTCGTGATGAACACGCCTTTCGGCAATTCGATCACCACCGCCGAACATGCCATCGCGCTGATGTTCGCGCTCGCGCGCCAGCTACCCGAGGCGGATGCCTCGACGCAGGCCGGCAAGTGGGAAAAGAACCGCTTCATGGGCGTCGAGCTGACGTCGAAGACGCTCGGCCTGATCGGTGCGGGCAACATCGGCAGCATCGTCGCCGACCGGGCGCGCGGGCTCAAGATGAAGGTCGTCGCGTTCGACCCGTTCCTGACGCCCGAGCGCGCGCTGGAAATGGGGGTCGAGAAGGTGACGCTGGACGAGCTGCTGGCGCGCGCCGACTTCATCACGCTGCACACGCCGCTGACCGACCAGACGCGCAACATCCTGTCGGCCGAGAATCTCGCCAAGACCAAGAAGGGCGTGCGCATCATCAATTGCGCGCGCGGCGGGCTGATCGACGAGGCGGCGCTCAAGGAAGGGCTCGATAGCGGCCACATCGCGGGCGCCGCGCTCGACGTCTTCGTCGAGGAGCCGGCGAAGGCCTCGCCGCTGTTCGGCACGCCGAATTTCGTCTCGACGCCGCACCTCGGCGCGTCGACCACCGAAGCGCAGGTCAACGTCGCGATCCAGGTCGCCGAGCAGATGGCCGATTTCCTCGTATCGGGCGGCGTCACCAACGCGCTCAACATGCCCAGCCTGTCCGCCGAGGAAGCGCCGAAGCTCAAGCCCTATATGGCGCTCGCCGAAAAGCTCGGCTCGCTCGTCGGCCAGCTGTCGCACGGGGCGCTGACCGGCATCGCCATCGAGGTCGAGGGTGCGGCGGCGGAGCTCAACCAGAAGCCGATCACCGGCGCGGTGCTCGCCGGGCTGATGCGCGTCCATTCCGATACGGTGAACATGGTCAACGCGCCCTTCCTGGCGAAGGAGCGCGGACTCGACGTGCGCGAGGTGCGCCACGACCGCGAGGGTGATTATCACACATTGCTGCGCGTCACGGTGAAGACCGCGGAAGGCGAACGATCGGTCGCGGGCACGTTGTTCGGCGACCAGGCGCCGCGCCTCGTCGAGCTGTTCGGCATCAAGGTCGAGGCCGATCTCGCGGGCCAGATGCTGTACGTCGTCAACGAGGACGCGCCCGGCTTCATCGGCCGCCTCGGCACGACGCTGGGCGAGGCGGGCGTCAACATCGGCACCTTCCACCTCGGCCGCCGCTCGGCGGGCGGCGAGGCGGTGCTGCTGCTGTCGGTCGACGAGCCGGTCGGCGGCGAGCTGCTCGCGCGGGTAAAGGCGTTGCCGGGGGTCAAGACCGCGATGGGCCTGTCGTTCTAG
- a CDS encoding ATP phosphoribosyltransferase regulatory subunit: MMTTGLLPEGFHDRLPPHADAAAAIEARVLEAARLHGYERADPPLAEYADGLSSRLKDGALTDAVRFVDPVSQRTLAIRPDMTAQVARIAATRMGHHPRPVRLSYAGPVLRLRADQLSPARAWRQIGCELIGLDSVAAAQEVVGVAVEALAAAGAGGLSIDFTLPDLVATLAAGPMPVAAEAIEPLRAALDAKDAGTVATLAPAYLPLVEAAGPFAVAVERLRAFDAHRALTSRLDALSAIAATLGEHATLTLDPTERHGFEYQSWLGFSLFVAGASREVGRGGTYTIVHADGAEEAATGFSLNADAIVATAAPTPRRRLFLPFGTAPAEGAAMRAAGWVTVAALEPGDTPAAQLCTHVWQDGAARAL, from the coding sequence ATGATGACGACCGGCCTGCTCCCCGAGGGATTCCACGACCGCCTGCCGCCGCATGCCGACGCCGCCGCCGCGATCGAGGCGCGCGTGCTGGAGGCGGCGCGCCTGCATGGCTACGAGCGTGCCGACCCGCCGCTTGCCGAATATGCCGACGGCCTGTCGTCGCGGCTGAAGGATGGCGCGCTGACCGATGCGGTGCGTTTCGTCGACCCTGTCTCGCAACGCACGCTGGCGATCCGCCCCGACATGACCGCGCAGGTCGCGCGCATCGCGGCGACGCGCATGGGCCACCACCCGCGCCCCGTGCGCCTGTCCTATGCCGGCCCGGTGCTGCGGCTGCGCGCCGATCAACTGTCGCCCGCGCGCGCCTGGCGGCAGATCGGGTGCGAGCTGATCGGTCTCGATTCGGTTGCGGCGGCGCAGGAGGTCGTCGGCGTCGCGGTGGAGGCGCTTGCTGCGGCGGGGGCCGGTGGTCTGTCGATCGACTTCACCTTGCCCGACCTCGTCGCGACGCTCGCCGCCGGGCCGATGCCGGTTGCGGCGGAGGCAATCGAGCCGCTGCGCGCGGCGCTCGATGCGAAGGACGCGGGTACCGTCGCGACGCTGGCGCCCGCCTATCTGCCGCTGGTCGAGGCGGCCGGGCCGTTCGCGGTCGCGGTGGAGCGGCTGCGCGCATTCGATGCCCATCGCGCGCTGACGAGCCGGCTCGACGCGCTCTCGGCGATCGCCGCCACGCTGGGCGAGCATGCGACGCTGACGCTGGATCCGACCGAGCGGCACGGATTCGAATATCAGTCGTGGCTCGGCTTCTCGCTGTTCGTCGCCGGCGCCAGCCGCGAGGTCGGGCGCGGCGGTACCTATACGATCGTCCATGCGGATGGTGCGGAAGAGGCGGCTACCGGTTTCTCGCTCAACGCCGACGCGATCGTCGCCACCGCCGCACCCACGCCGCGCCGCCGCCTGTTCCTGCCCTTCGGCACCGCGCCTGCGGAGGGCGCCGCGATGCGTGCTGCCGGCTGGGTCACCGTCGCCGCATTGGAGCCGGGCGATACGCCAGCGGCGCAGCTGTGCACGCATGTGTGGCAGGATGGCGCGGCGCGGGCGCTCTAG
- a CDS encoding adenylosuccinate synthase — MANVAVIGAQWGDEGKGKIVDWLAERADMVVRFQGGHNAGHTLVVGDNVYKLSLLPSGIVRGTPSVIGNGVVLDPWALKAEIERLAAQGVHATPETLRIADTCALILPLHRDLDALREDASGAGKIGTTRRGIGPAYEDKVGRRAIRVCDLAHLDDLGPQLDRLLAHHDALRAGFNAAPIDRDGLIAELREIAGFVLPFAKPVWRDLNAAKARGKRILFEGAQGVLLDVDHGTYPFVTSSNTIAGTAAGGSGLGPAAVGFVLGIAKAYTTRVGSGPFPTELDDETGERLGQRGHEFGTVTGRKRRCGWIDTVLLRQSAAVGGITGIALTKIDVLDGFDTVKICTGYRLNGETLDYFPAHAADQANVEPVYEEMEGWQQSTAGARSWADLPAQAIKYIRRVEELIRCPVALVSTSPEREDTILVRDPFAD, encoded by the coding sequence ATGGCGAACGTCGCGGTGATCGGCGCCCAATGGGGCGACGAGGGCAAGGGCAAGATCGTCGACTGGCTGGCGGAGCGTGCGGACATGGTCGTGCGCTTCCAGGGCGGGCACAATGCCGGCCACACGCTCGTCGTGGGCGACAACGTCTACAAATTGTCGCTGCTGCCCTCGGGCATCGTGCGCGGCACGCCGTCCGTCATCGGCAACGGTGTGGTGCTCGACCCCTGGGCGCTCAAGGCGGAGATCGAGCGACTGGCGGCGCAGGGCGTCCATGCCACGCCTGAGACGCTGCGTATCGCCGATACCTGCGCGCTGATCCTGCCGCTGCACCGTGACCTTGATGCCTTACGTGAGGATGCGAGCGGCGCCGGCAAGATCGGCACGACGCGCCGTGGCATCGGTCCGGCGTATGAGGACAAGGTCGGCCGGCGCGCGATCCGCGTCTGCGACCTCGCCCACCTCGACGATCTGGGTCCACAACTCGACCGGCTGCTCGCGCACCACGACGCGCTGCGCGCCGGGTTCAACGCCGCGCCGATCGACCGCGACGGCCTGATCGCGGAACTGCGCGAGATCGCGGGCTTCGTGCTGCCCTTCGCCAAGCCGGTATGGCGCGACCTCAACGCAGCCAAAGCTCGCGGCAAGCGCATCCTGTTCGAAGGCGCGCAGGGCGTGCTGCTCGACGTCGACCACGGTACCTATCCGTTCGTCACCTCGTCCAACACGATCGCAGGGACAGCGGCGGGCGGATCGGGGCTGGGGCCGGCGGCGGTCGGCTTCGTGCTGGGTATCGCCAAGGCCTATACCACGCGCGTCGGATCGGGGCCTTTCCCCACCGAACTCGACGACGAGACGGGCGAGCGGCTGGGGCAGCGCGGTCATGAGTTCGGCACGGTCACGGGGCGCAAGCGCCGGTGCGGCTGGATCGACACCGTGCTGCTGCGCCAGTCGGCGGCGGTCGGCGGGATCACCGGTATCGCGCTGACCAAGATCGACGTGCTCGACGGGTTCGACACGGTGAAGATCTGCACCGGTTATCGCCTGAACGGCGAGACGCTCGACTATTTCCCGGCGCATGCCGCCGACCAGGCGAATGTCGAGCCGGTCTATGAGGAGATGGAAGGCTGGCAGCAGTCGACCGCGGGCGCGCGCAGCTGGGCCGATCTGCCGGCGCAGGCGATCAAATACATCCGCCGCGTGGAGGAACTGATCCGCTGCCCCGTCGCGCTGGTGTCGACCAGCCCGGAGCGCGAGGACACGATCCTGGTCCGCGATCCTTTCGCGGATTGA
- the aroC gene encoding chorismate synthase, with protein MSVNSFGHLFRFTTWGESHGPAIGAVVDGCPPGIALAEADIQPWLDKRRPGTSRFTTQRREPDQVRILSGVFDGRTTGTPISLMIENVDQRSKDYSEVAKAYRPGHADYAYDAKYGFRDYRGGGRSSARETASRVAAGAVARLVVPGVRIRAWVEAIGGDGIDYAAFDDAEIDANPFFCPDPAAAARWEGIVDAARKAGSSVGAVVACEATGVPAGWGAPLYAKLDSALAAACMSINAVKGFEIGDGFAAAALTGEQNADPMRAGDDGPRFLANHAGGIAGGIATGQPVTMRVAFKPTSSILTPVDTISPTGEETQIATRGRHDPCVGIRGVPVVEAMVALVLADQALLHRGQCG; from the coding sequence GTGAGCGTCAACAGCTTCGGGCATCTTTTCCGCTTCACCACCTGGGGCGAGAGCCACGGGCCCGCGATCGGCGCGGTGGTGGACGGGTGCCCGCCGGGCATCGCCCTTGCCGAAGCCGATATCCAGCCGTGGCTCGACAAACGCCGCCCGGGCACCAGCCGCTTCACGACGCAGCGGCGCGAGCCCGATCAGGTGCGCATCCTGTCGGGCGTGTTCGACGGCCGCACGACGGGAACGCCGATCAGCCTGATGATCGAGAACGTCGACCAACGGTCGAAGGATTATTCGGAGGTCGCCAAGGCCTATCGCCCCGGTCATGCCGATTATGCCTATGACGCCAAATACGGTTTTCGCGACTATCGCGGCGGCGGCCGGTCGTCGGCGCGCGAGACGGCGAGCCGCGTCGCGGCGGGCGCCGTCGCGCGGCTGGTGGTGCCGGGGGTCCGCATCCGTGCCTGGGTCGAGGCGATCGGTGGCGACGGCATCGATTATGCCGCCTTCGACGATGCCGAGATCGACGCAAATCCCTTCTTCTGCCCCGATCCTGCCGCCGCGGCGCGATGGGAAGGTATCGTCGATGCCGCGCGCAAGGCGGGATCGTCGGTGGGCGCGGTCGTCGCGTGCGAGGCAACCGGTGTTCCCGCCGGCTGGGGTGCGCCGCTTTACGCCAAGCTGGACAGCGCGCTCGCCGCGGCGTGCATGAGCATCAATGCGGTAAAGGGATTCGAGATCGGCGACGGCTTCGCTGCCGCGGCGCTGACCGGCGAGCAGAATGCCGATCCGATGCGCGCAGGCGACGACGGCCCGCGCTTCCTCGCCAACCACGCCGGCGGGATCGCGGGCGGCATCGCCACCGGCCAGCCGGTGACGATGCGCGTCGCGTTCAAGCCGACCAGTTCGATCCTGACCCCCGTCGACACGATCTCGCCGACCGGCGAGGAGACGCAGATCGCGACGAGGGGACGTCACGATCCTTGCGTCGGCATCCGCGGCGTGCCCGTCGTCGAGGCGATGGTCGCGCTTGTTCTAGCCGACCAGGCGTTGCTTCATCGGGGCCAATGCGGCTGA
- the fabI gene encoding enoyl-ACP reductase FabI, with translation MAGKRGLIMGLANDKSLAWGIAKQLSEAGAELAFSYQGAAMEKRVRPLAEQLGVARLFDCDVADMAALDATFDALKAEWPTIDFVVHAIGFSDKSQLRGRYYDTTLDNFLMTMNVSAYSLVAVAQRARAMMPNGGAILTLTYYGAEKVIPHYNVMGVAKAALETSVKYLAVDLGPENIRINAISAGPIQTLAARGIGDFNYILKWNELNAPLRRTVTIEDVGGAGLYMLSDLSSGVTGEIHHVDAGYNVIGMKAEDAPDIALA, from the coding sequence ATGGCGGGCAAGCGCGGGCTGATCATGGGTCTGGCGAACGACAAATCGCTGGCCTGGGGGATCGCCAAGCAATTGTCCGAGGCGGGCGCGGAACTCGCCTTTTCCTATCAGGGCGCGGCGATGGAAAAGCGCGTACGCCCGCTCGCCGAGCAATTGGGCGTCGCGCGCCTGTTCGACTGCGATGTCGCCGACATGGCGGCGCTCGATGCGACGTTCGACGCGCTCAAGGCGGAATGGCCGACGATCGATTTCGTCGTCCATGCGATCGGCTTTTCCGACAAGTCGCAGCTGCGTGGGCGCTATTACGACACGACGCTCGACAATTTCCTGATGACGATGAACGTCTCCGCCTATTCGCTTGTCGCCGTCGCGCAGCGCGCGCGGGCGATGATGCCGAACGGCGGCGCGATCCTGACGCTGACCTATTATGGCGCGGAAAAGGTGATCCCGCACTACAATGTGATGGGCGTCGCCAAGGCTGCGCTGGAGACGAGCGTCAAGTATCTCGCCGTCGACCTCGGGCCGGAAAATATTCGCATCAACGCCATCTCCGCGGGCCCGATCCAGACGCTGGCGGCGCGCGGCATCGGCGACTTCAACTACATCCTGAAGTGGAACGAGCTGAACGCACCGCTGCGCCGCACCGTGACGATCGAGGATGTCGGCGGTGCCGGCCTCTACATGCTTTCCGACCTGTCGTCGGGCGTGACGGGCGAAATCCACCATGTCGACGCCGGATACAACGTCATCGGCATGAAGGCGGAGGACGCGCCGGACATCGCGCTGGCGTAA